In Procambarus clarkii isolate CNS0578487 chromosome 5, FALCON_Pclarkii_2.0, whole genome shotgun sequence, the following are encoded in one genomic region:
- the LOC138351470 gene encoding mucin-5AC-like, whose amino-acid sequence MAPVVCDVMAPVVRDVMAPVVCDVMAPVVCDVMAPVVRDVMAPVVCDVMAPVVCDVMAPVVCDVMAPVVRDVMAPVVCDVMAPVVCDVMAPVVCDVMAPVVRDVMAPVVCDVMAPVVRDVMAPVVCDVMAPVVRDVMAPVVRDVMAPVVRDVMAPVVRDVMAPVVRDVMAPVVRDVMAPVVRDVMAPVVRDVMAPVVCDVTAPVVRDVMAPVVRDVMAPVVRDVMAPVVRDVMAPVVCDVMAPVVRDVMAPVVRDVTAPVVRDVMAPVVRDVMAPVVRDVMAPVVRDVMAPVVRDVMAPVVRDVMAPVVRDVMAPVVRDVMAPVVRDVMAPVVRDVMAPVVRDVMAPVVQRHSPGGA is encoded by the coding sequence ATGGCCCCGGTGGTGTGTGACGTCATGGCCCCGGTGGTGCGTGACGTCATGGCCCCGGTGGTGTGTGACGTCATGGCCCCGGTGGTGTGTGACGTCATGGCCCCGGTGGTGCGTGACGTCATGGCCCCGGTGGTGTGTGACGTCATGGCCCCGGTGGTGTGTGACGTCATGGCCCCGGTGGTGTGTGACGTCATGGCCCCGGTGGTGCGTGACGTCATGGCCCCGGTGGTGTGTGACGTCATGGCCCCGGTGGTGTGTGACGTCATGGCCCCGGTGGTGTGTGACGTCATGGCCCCGGTGGTGCGTGACGTCATGGCCCCGGTGGTGTGTGACGTCATGGCCCCGGTGGTGCGTGACGTCATGGCCCCGGTGGTGTGTGACGTCATGGCCCCGGTGGTGCGTGACGTCATGGCCCCGGTGGTGCGTGACGTCATGGCCCCGGTGGTGCGTGACGTCATGGCCCCGGTGGTGCGTGACGTCATGGCCCCGGTGGTGCGTGACGTCATGGCCCCGGTGGTGCGTGACGTCATGGCCCCGGTGGTGCGTGACGTCATGGCCCCGGTGGTGCGTGACGTCATGGCCCCggtggtgtgtgacgtcacagccCCGGTGGTGCGTGACGTCATGGCCCCGGTGGTGCGTGACGTCATGGCCCCGGTGGTGCGTGACGTCATGGCCCCGGTGGTGCGTGACGTCATGGCCCCGGTGGTGTGTGACGTCATGGCCCCGGTGGTGCGTGACGTCATGGCCCCGGTGGTGCGTGACGTCACAGCCCCGGTGGTGCGTGACGTCATGGCCCCGGTGGTGCGTGACGTCATGGCCCCGGTGGTGCGTGACGTCATGGCCCCGGTGGTGCGTGACGTCATGGCCCCGGTGGTGCGTGACGTCATGGCCCCGGTGGTGCGTGACGTCATGGCCCCGGTGGTGCGTGACGTCATGGCCCCGGTGGTGCGTGACGTCATGGCCCCGGTGGTGCGTGACGTCATGGCCCCGGTGGTGCGTGACGTCATGGCCCCGGTGGTGCGTGACGTCATGGCCCCGGTGGTGCAACGTCACAGCCCCGGTGGTGCGTGA